A portion of the Microbulbifer agarilyticus genome contains these proteins:
- a CDS encoding IS3 family transposase, with the protein MCRIYGVTREGYNSWRRRGVCQRRQEDSELFVHIRSIFNRHDGCYGSPKITQELKKKGINVGQKRVARIMRNHGLRAVKSRIYTARPGTYRHV; encoded by the coding sequence ATGTGTCGTATCTATGGCGTCACCCGAGAAGGTTACAACTCCTGGCGTCGACGTGGTGTATGTCAACGTCGTCAAGAAGATAGTGAGTTGTTTGTACATATAAGATCGATTTTTAACCGGCATGATGGCTGCTACGGCAGTCCCAAGATCACCCAAGAGCTTAAAAAGAAGGGTATTAACGTTGGTCAAAAGCGGGTGGCTAGGATAATGCGAAATCATGGTCTCAGGGCCGTAAAATCGAGGATCTACACAGCTAGGCCAGGCACCTACAGGCATGTTTAA